The proteins below come from a single Natranaerofaba carboxydovora genomic window:
- a CDS encoding phage holin family protein, giving the protein MVRLIVRFIISALVLVVLSFILPGFEVAGFGGALLAAVVIALLGYGAEYILGENASPQGRGLASFIVAAIVIYVAQFIVPAMTVSILGAILAAIAVGIADSVVPTKLR; this is encoded by the coding sequence ATGGTACGATTAATCGTTCGTTTCATTATTTCGGCATTAGTGCTAGTGGTTTTAAGTTTTATACTACCAGGATTTGAAGTGGCAGGTTTTGGAGGTGCCCTGCTAGCAGCTGTGGTTATTGCACTTCTAGGTTATGGTGCAGAATATATACTTGGAGAAAATGCATCTCCCCAGGGTAGAGGTTTAGCTTCATTTATTGTAGCTGCTATTGTGATTTATGTAGCACAGTTTATAGTGCCTGCTATGACTGTTAGTATTTTGGGAGCTATTCTAGCTGCTATTGCAGTTGGTATAGCAGATAGTGTTGTTCCAACCAAATTACGATAG
- a CDS encoding SoxR reducing system RseC family protein produces the protein MAVKTGKVIKVSGNEALVEIMDHSSCSGCGGCGASNNNKDNTIWTKNYQDANVRDFVQIELTEKTLLKVSALVYIVPVISLLIGLIIGHYYADANNLPENLVGLISGLLLMSISFLVINIIDRKTKDSSKLKPKITRKIPG, from the coding sequence ATGGCTGTAAAAACAGGAAAGGTCATAAAGGTAAGCGGGAATGAAGCTTTAGTTGAGATTATGGATCATTCTTCCTGTTCTGGTTGTGGAGGATGTGGCGCTTCAAATAATAATAAAGATAATACAATTTGGACCAAAAATTATCAAGATGCTAATGTTAGGGACTTTGTTCAGATTGAGTTAACAGAAAAAACTTTATTAAAGGTATCAGCTTTAGTCTATATAGTACCAGTTATCTCTTTATTAATCGGTTTAATAATTGGCCATTATTATGCAGATGCTAATAATCTACCAGAAAATTTAGTGGGACTAATTAGCGGTCTTCTTCTTATGTCAATATCTTTTCTTGTAATTAACATTATTGACCGTAAAACAAAAGATAGCAGTAAATTAAAACCTAAAATCACAAGAAAAATACCCGGTTAA
- a CDS encoding DegV family protein has protein sequence MVSIVTDSSCDLPDEILEKYGIHVVPLKITIDGDNYIEKQDITAEEFIKKMIASDNLPKTAQPSPGEFSEIYNKLTTGENGGNEVICITISSGLSGTFQSAYMGKDLAEAGDKVTVFDSLAASLGHGLYVLKAAQLAQEGYNRDKIIEELTSYREQMEIFILLDTLENIVKGGRLSKFKGSMAGMLNIKVLLEGIDGKVHELEKVRGKKKFLKRFLDIVGERRQDFSDTVFGITHVNNSKDAEFIKEEVIKRYNPKDVIINNMGATIGTYAGDGGMVICF, from the coding sequence TTGGTCTCGATTGTAACAGATAGTTCTTGTGATTTACCTGATGAAATTCTTGAAAAATACGGCATTCATGTCGTTCCTCTTAAAATCACAATTGATGGGGATAATTATATAGAAAAACAAGATATAACAGCAGAGGAGTTTATTAAAAAAATGATTGCCAGTGACAATCTACCAAAAACCGCTCAACCTTCACCGGGGGAATTTAGTGAAATATATAATAAACTGACTACCGGAGAGAATGGCGGAAATGAAGTTATCTGTATAACTATATCTTCAGGATTAAGTGGTACATTTCAATCGGCCTACATGGGAAAAGATTTAGCTGAGGCAGGAGATAAGGTTACTGTTTTTGATAGTCTGGCAGCTTCCTTAGGACACGGCCTTTACGTTTTAAAAGCCGCTCAATTGGCACAAGAAGGATATAACAGAGATAAGATAATAGAAGAACTGACGAGCTACAGGGAACAGATGGAGATTTTTATTTTGTTAGATACCCTTGAAAATATCGTTAAAGGTGGGAGACTGAGTAAATTTAAGGGTTCAATGGCCGGGATGTTGAATATCAAAGTACTGCTTGAAGGTATCGACGGCAAAGTACATGAGTTAGAAAAAGTAAGGGGTAAAAAGAAATTTTTAAAAAGATTTCTCGATATAGTGGGAGAAAGAAGACAGGACTTTTCGGATACTGTTTTTGGTATCACTCATGTTAATAATAGTAAAGATGCAGAGTTTATCAAAGAAGAGGTGATAAAAAGGTATAATCCCAAAGATGTGATTATTAATAACATGGGAGCTACAATTGGTACATATGCCGGAGACGGAGGAATGGTAATCTGCTTCTAG